The nucleotide sequence CTCCTCGGTCAGAAGGCCACCGACAACAAATGATCGAGAAATGAGTTCTTTACCTCCTCGGTCTCCCGACCACGGGAATTTGGGGCTCAATTATTGATCTCCTTCCCAGGTCCTCGAGGAAGGAGAAGTGCTACTATTTCGGTCTCGAAGGAGTGCCATCTTTTGTCCATGCCAGTGGAGCTTGCAAACTATCTGCAGCTTTCGGCTTCAAAGAAATATTGGAAGAAAATGTGCTCCCTTTCGCGAGAGTGTTTGTTAAAGAATGCTATGCACAGTGTAGAACAGGTACTGTGCTTGTTTTTATAACTTCTTTTCCAATTAccttgtttacccttaaaatcggataacaattaaacatatAAGTGATTTTAATGATATGTGATTTTACTTGGCACAAATTGATAAATATAAGAATTAATGCTAAGAATTAACAGTAAAACAAAGCAAACCAATATGATGAACAACTATGGCCCTCGAGCTAGACTGCCCTCAATCCAACTGGGTGTTCTTATCAAAAAGTATGAACTTGAACAACAGAGCTTGCGAGGGAAAATATAATATATTGCCTTGTTATGCATGAATGTCATATGATTACAAATGGTtaagaccccctttatatagtagagaaatACTATTTACGGTATAATTTTAATTAtagaaggaaatcccatgattagctaaacaATCGTCCTAGATTTGATCTATTCCGAAATTTctgccatgatcctcgaccagtcacggatatcttgCCTTTCTGTTATTATGATATCTTCAGTCTTGTTCGATGTATATCCTATTCGATCTCGATCATTACTGGTCTCGATCTCGACAAGTACTTCGAATCCCAAACTTGGTACCATAACCGTGTGTCTTTGTTTGATATGATATGGGGCCGATCCTCGACCCACCCCCTGGTCTTGGTTAGTCAGTAAAATTGGGTGGgaccggttttaaccgtatacataCATACTATAATAGAAATACCAACTTTGACTTTCTTTTTTACAAGCCAACGTTCTTGCTTCCAAATTTCTACAGGGATTGATCCTTGACAAGCAAGGACTAGCTTCCGAGCATGATCAACTGTTGGCCGAAAGGAGCCAACTTGGTACGTGCCTCCTAGTGTTGGAGGCAAAAGCTACTAATATGGGCGAGCTTGAGGcccagtgaaacaaagagaacaATAAAAAATGCTCCAAATGCAAGAAGCCACTCAATTACATGAACAACTTCAAGAGGCTAAGGCTAAGTGGGCTGAGCTCCATGATGCTATACTTGCTATTGCTGAGTGCAAGTCTGCCTTCGAGGAGCAAATAAATAATTTGAAGGTAGCCTTATGCTCCAACACTGAGGAGGCCAATGTTGCCGAGGAGAAGAGGGCCAAGATGGAGGAGAGGCTCAATAGGGCCATGGATCAGAACCGAATTCACTCAACTACAAATGTTGAGTTTGATTCTCGCCTTAGTGCCTTGAGATCCAAAATTGACAAGCTTTAGACCGAAATTGATAGTCTTCAAGAAAAGCTCCAAGACCAAGAGGATTCCCTCGTTTTTTAGAAGACGTATGCTATATATCAAACGAGGATCacaaccttggaagaggccaaagtggGCATCGCTATTATAGATGATTGTATTGCCCCAAACCCAAGAACTGGAGTTGTTTGCTCGTGAACGCCTTCCCGCTCAGCCCGCTGCACCTGACTCCTCGAGTATTGGTTCTAAATATTCGGGGATCAAAGGggttattgaagaagaagaagatgacggTCGAGAACCGGCAGTTGATCCGCCTTCCACCACCGAGGGAAATGCGGATCCCTCTCTCCATTCAGACTTCAGCGACAACGATGCATAGtttctttattctcttttttcttattttttatttgtgtACTTTGTAATATTCCAAACTTTTCACCTACTTTGGCACTTAGATAAATAAAGAGTTTTTTGCGTAAGTGTTGTGCAAATTATATTCCTTTTGCATTGACTTTGTTAAATCTTTGGGTATATTTTCATCCGATAgcttttgattccgggcataaagTCTTCCAAAATCAACCCTTTACTATAAGGGTTTCATAATAGAGGGTCCTCTTATGTTTacagtgctcttgaagaggacatctCCTGCTCATTCCGACACAAGCATTTGAAGTATTTGTTATCTTTCAAACGACAAAATTAACTCAACAATTGgataagaaataagataaaaataaaaggactttattttattccctttatctttaaaaatatataaacattCATTTGCTATAGTAAAAACTACCAATACATAtggctaatttgtacaacttatttctacggagTTGGTCATGCAGTCCCTGACCCTAATGAGGCATTGATCCTGGTTCTCGCAGCCCCGGCTTTCGTGGCACTCCTGGTGCTATATTAGATATTATTCCCCATACTGTTCGAATACGAAGCATGTGTtcgaacactggaagtcttgcttAATCGGTGGAAACAACTTGTGAATGGTTAAATAATCCTTTTTTTAGTGATGGAAGCCAAAGCTTGCCACTGAaccaaagattatttaaccatccaTATAGCCATTTGTCAACGACATGAAAATTTTTATGCCCTAATACTTAAAGGTCTTTTCCTTTTTCCGATGATGCTTCCTACGTAGTATGATTTCCATTTCTGCCTTGTTAAAAAACTTTCCATAAAAACCCGATTGGGAAAAAACTGATCGAAGGAAAAAAGAATGCAACACATACTTTTAGTACTTGTAGCAtccatcagcaataatatcttttgaggtgagtcacgttccaATTGCTGGGCAACTTGACTGCATCTtgattctccaactcgtatgatcctTTACCGGTAACAGTTGATACTTGGtaagggccttcccatgttgAACACATCTTCTCGGCATTGACTTCCCGAGTGCTCTGAGTCACCTTTCTCAAAAtaaagtctcctactttgaagtaGCATTGATTGGCCCtccgattataatatctttctatcCTTTTCTTTTGAGTCGCCATCCTCACATACGCCAAGTCCCTATGTTCATCTAGCAAGTCCAACAACAACGCTTCATtacttgtgtaacgacccgaccagttgttttgagcttttgcacttcgctcgctagtTGTCAGGCATGACTatccccgtgtgatgtattatcaTTTATgcaaatcgtcggttttggttttcagggtaatcagaatgaatttggaagaacagttctcagtttgaagcttaaaattagaaaggtttgaccaagttttgacttgttggtatatgatctcaaattggaatttttatgatttggttagcccctttaggtgatttgggacttaggatcaTGAATGAAatttattttggaggtccgtggaaggtttttgtcttgaattggcgaaattaggaTTTTGGCGTTTTCTAGTTGATAGGctagattttgatataggggtcagaatggaattacggaaaatgaagtaggtccgttgtgtcagttgtgacgtgtgtgcaaagtttcaagtcattcggatgaggtttgatagactttttgatcgaaagcgggatttggaagttcttggaattcttaggcttgaatccgatgtgattttggtgttttgatgttgttttgagcattccgaaggttggaataagtttgaatgatgatatgggaTATTTTGGCATGTTCGTTTGAGGTCTTgatggcctcgggtgagtttcgggtggttaaatcgatcaaattcttgttttgaaagttgcagatttcttcAGTTCAGTATTGTAGagttttgctcttcgcgttcgtgaagagatGTTGAGTGAGGCAGGTCagttacccttcgcgttcgcgatgttagtcccgcattcgcgaaggttgtGTCTGATTGTGCATCGCAAACGTGTGGCatggttcgcgttcgcgtagaagggtgaAGAAGACTTGGGCACCAGGCCTTGAAGCATCGCGTTTGAGACTGAAgaaacgcgttcgcgtaggctaagCTGAataaggcatcgcgttcgcgagggtagTGTTAgcattcgcgtaagaggaaatttgaattgtgaataatttgtgcttcgcgaacacgaggcattgaccgtgttcgcgaagaaggaatttttggccttggcagaatgtttaaatagccatgttcgcgatttttggtctatCTTGCACCACTTTTGAgggattttggagctttttgagaaggattgaagagggaatcaaaggggaacacttagaggtaagatttttgaactcaatactcgatcctatgttgattcttatttgtttaaaaatgaaatttgtagaatttaaagcctaaaattggggaattagggcttaaaATTGGAGAGTATAAATTggagatttgaggggccatttgaggtccgattttgatgttcttggtatgtacaaactcatgagagtgtaaggattctattggtgtgatttttatcaaattccgagatgtgggcccaggtttggccaatttcgggatttttggtattaattggatattttcgagtgggctttgttcccttagcatattctaatgttatgattctgattttgggtagattcgacgcgagttgaggcctaGGCGAGAGTCAAAGGCATcgtggagtagtatttcatctggtttgaggtaagtaatgattgtaaatgttgtcttgatggtatgaaaccccagatttcatatcgttgtgctactgtgaggtgacgcacacactagatgatgagcgtggagttgtgcaccgttggggattgtgacttggtccgtccagtatgactgttaagtcatgtatttgatttaaaactatttgatatcattgtgttttgaaaAGTATTGCTATGTTTTAGGCTGAATGTCATGTTTGGGCCTCGTACCAatgttttggacccttatggggcTTTTACTacttttcctcactgttttgacttaataattgtactcagtcatgttgtgttttattgatttcataactcaaccttatttactcaattttgatactataaatgatGTTGGAGTTGAAcgccctattttactgatagtctgagtggcttgtgaggttgatggctgagagagaccgaaggcctgattgtgaggttaatgactgataGAGGcagagggcctggttgtgaggattatatatttatggatcgggttgcacgccgcaacaatatatatatatatcgggctgcacgctgcagcgatatagcccttgggctgtaggagcccctccggagtctgcacacccctagtgagcgcagtcaactatatatatggatcgggttgcacgccgcaatgattatgataaggtacctattgagcgtaagtgctgagtgtgagcgctgattgctgagagttgagtcatgagtgactgagtggCTTGCctgaggggctatatatatacacatatacgaGTGATGCTTTACCTGAtgggcctgtttatgaacttattgtttttcactcctccttaaagtgagtttctgttaaatatgttgattaaattactgctttcactcatctttagaccgagcctctattgaaaatgttgaacaaatgctttaaacaactttcatttaaactgaagtttttacgagGTGTTCGGAATTTAGtaactgatttggctttgttacttcctcccagatttttaagttatgaaatggttatgaatttctgtttACTGaagggctgtatacgaactatgttttgcccgaggggacgattatgattttcattaattttactatatatatatatcattaaaCCTCTATTTAAAAGGTTAGAAAGATATTTTCTAAAGGATTTTactgaagttggaaatttaacgAAATAATTTGAATGGTATCCTGTTTTGGGAACATAGTGTAACCACTGTGGTGCTATGACGTGGTTTATGtaatttcttactgctcagtcttcatttacttttattacttactgagttggcatactcatattactccctacaccttgtgtgcagattcaggtatttctaagctcggtggcaggttcatcggagttagcaaggtagctgcctggcgatcgtagccctacttttctccctccttattcttTCTTAATGTATTCTTGTGATTTTCCCAGCCATGTTGGTCTTTATGTGGTTAGacaattgtagtagatgctcatgactagtgacaccccgatgccgGGCTTGTATATTTATTCTGCACTGTTCATTTAAACTTACATCATGAGATTATTGATTAATAAATggttaaaaataacttttattgaaGGATGGTagattcgggagttgtgtcatctggcctagtttcatgataggtgccatcacaacctggtcagtttttgggtcgtgacaatttgctTCTTTGTTTGTTCGGAAAAACTTTAAAGTtagttcccctacttccaccagTATTAGAGACTCTGCGACATATACGAGAGATAAAGGTGTTTCTCCCGTGCTAGATTCGCCCTTTtccggtatgcccatagcacACCTGGTAGGTCTTCGGGTCATTTTACTTTAGTAGTTTCTAACTTATTTTTAAGGTTTTGGATAATCACCTTATTGGTTGATTCCACCTGTCCATTAGCACTTGGATGGTACGGTGAGGATACAATCctctttattttcaaatattcCAAAACTTTTGTAACTTTTGTGCCTATGAACTGCGATCCGTAGTCACCGGCAATCTCCTTTGATATATTCCGAATCAGTAGATTATGTTGTCCCATATGATGTCAAAAACGTTGCGCTCACCGATCTTTTGGTAAGGacatgcttcaacccatttagtgaagtagtcagttaaaactaaaagaaatcttacctttctgGGGCCCGGTGGTAGAGGACTGactatgtccattccctatttcattaATGGCCATGGGGACAATACCAAATGCAAGCGTTCTTCTTGTTGGTGCACCAATTGTGAATGGCattgacatttgtcgcacttcTGAATGAATGCCTTTGCGTCCTGCTCCTTCGGTGGTCAATAGTAACATTCTCTGACTAGCTTTAGAACTAATGAATCCGCATCGGAATGGTTCCCACAAATTCCTTCGTGGAGTTCTCTCATCACGTAGTCCGCCTCCGAGGCTCCAAGAAATTGGGCTAGCGGACCTTGGTAAGACCTTCTATATAATTGTATAACTGCGAGGCAATAACGAGTCGCGTTAATTCGTAGTGACCGGGATGCCTTCGGGTCTTCAGGTAATTTTTCATGCCTAAGATATTCTGCGAactcatttctccaatcccagacTAGGTTGGTTGAATTAACTTCGTAGTAACCATCCACATCCAATACTAAGTGTAGAAGTTGAACAACAGTATTAGAGCCAGATGATGATCCCCAATTAGCCAATGCATCTGCTTCCACGTTATCTACTCTTGAAATGTGTATGATCGACCATTCCCTAAATCGTGCAAGCAATTCTTGAACCTTGTTCACATACTGTTGCATGCGTTCTTCCTTTATGTCAAAAATCCTGTACACTTGGTTTACTACCAGTTGGGAATCACATTTGATCTTGATGATCTCAGAGCCAAGTCCCCGAGCCAATCCAAGTCTTGCAACCaatgcctcatactcagctttATTGTTAGTTAATGGAACAATATTAATAGCCTGCCTTGGGATTTCTCCTGAGGGTATGACTAGAACTACCCCGAGAGTGGACCCTTTTACATTGGAAGCTCCATCCataaacaaggtccaaactcatgattttgtttccGACACTAGCATTGCTTCCGTAGAAGCCAAGGGCATTAATCCGGGACtgaagtcggccaaaacttgtgacttgatcGCAGTCTTGGGCTTGTACTCAATGTCGAACTCACTAATTTTGACTGCCCATTTAGCCAAATGGACTAACAGCTCAGGCTTGTGAAGGACATTCCTTAAGGAAAAAAGTGTCACAACGGCtattgggtgacattgaaaataaggcctgaGCTTTCGAAAggtgactacgagagctaaggctagCCTTTTGAGGTGCGGATAGCGAGTTTCCTCCCCCGataatattttactaacataatcaatataaaattgcgtaccttcttccTCTCGAACTAAAATGGTTCTTATCGCTACTTTCGCGACCGCTAGATATATTATCAACTACTCGCCTTCCCCCGAGTTTGACAATAACGGGGGGGCTTGATAGGTACCTTTTTTAGGTCTCTCAAGGCCTGTAGGCATTTCAGAGTCCATTCGAATTGTTCTTCTTATTCATAAGTGAAAATAAGTGATGACACTTTTGAGAAGATCTCAAGATGAATCTACTTAGAGTCGCAAATCTTCAGGTCAGCCTCTGTACCtcctttatattttttaattggtCCAGAATGTCCTCGATAGATTTGATTTTGTTGGGATTTAACTCGATCCCTCTTTGCGAGACCAGGAACCCTAAGAATTTTTTGAAACCAACCTCGAACGCACATTTTActaggttgagcttcatgttatgcttcctcaagATATCAAAGGTTTCTTGGAGGTGTTTCAAATTATCTTATACATTCAaagacttgactaacatgtcatcaatgtataccTCCATTGTCTTGCTTATCTGAt is from Nicotiana tabacum cultivar K326 chromosome 18, ASM71507v2, whole genome shotgun sequence and encodes:
- the LOC142172555 gene encoding uncharacterized protein LOC142172555, with the translated sequence MDGASNVKGSTLGVVLVIPSGEIPRQAINIVPLTNNKAEYEALVARLGLARGLGSEIIKIKCDSQLVVNQVYRIFDIKEERMQQYVNKVQELLARFREWSIIHISRVDNVEADALANWGSSSGSNTVVQLLHLVLDVDGYYEVNSTNLVWDWRNEFAEYLRHEKLPEDPKASRSLRINATRYCLAVIQLYRRSYQGPLAQFLGASEADYVMRELHEGICGNHSDADSLVLKLVRECYY